From Calliphora vicina chromosome 3, idCalVici1.1, whole genome shotgun sequence:
CAATTGGTTCGTTAGTTTGTTGTTTGTGTTTAGAAAATAGTTTCTTCTTTGTCtttaatatatatacatatatttttcgtttagattaaatgtaaaatttcaagATCACTGCCTCATATCGATGATCCAATGCCGGCCAGAGGTTGCCCTTTGAAATGTCATTTGAATTTCCTTATATACACATACTCACTATTCCAGTtgtatgtttatatatattaatgCATTTTCCTTATTTATATacgtaaatgtttttttttataatattgatcCTGTttcatattttgtaataaatattttttcttgtattaacctgagaaacaaataaaacaaagttatgCTTTCTTTTTTGAAGCACCAAATCCCGAGAAACCCATTATGGCCGCCATATCGGCCATATCATCTGTTAGCGCCATGCCATCCAGATCCTCCTCGGCTTTACGCTTACGATCCTTTCGTTTTTCTTTGCGATGCTCTTTGTAGCGTTCCTCTTCCTCTTTGGCCTCTCGCAAGCGCCGTTCCAATTCATAATCTTTCTGTTTCTCttccattttctttttgttcGCCTGAAAACGCTCCTTTACCTGATCAACTGTGCTGCGTTCCACCTTCATGGACATGCCCAAGTTTCTTTGATGTTTTTTACCATTAATGTGATCCAAAAAGTTAATGGAATCCTTAACTACACAATCACAAACATTGCAGTAATAACCACCCGACTGTGAACTGGgtgtatttttgtttatgaCCACACTTTTACCTAATTTACTGTCCAAGTCAACTTTGTAGTCTCTGCGTTTGAGGCTTTCTCTTTGGACGGGTTctttattataaagaaattattatttattttaattcatttttttttattaattttaaaattaaaataattacctTCATCATTTTTATCGTTTCCCTTGGCTTGATTTAATAAACGTTCCTGGGCTTTTTTCTGATATTCAGATTTGTCCCATTTGCGACGATGATCATCCGGGCGCATCGACATTGTGATCTTCTTTTTGgcaagttttcttttatttataaatacaaatttatttgtttagaaaatgctccaaaaatatgtaaataattcaacaattttcacaggtcttgttttttatttattttttttgttaacaatgTGCTAACAGTTGcataaaaatgtagtatttatatttaacactAATACTACCGATGCTTGTATAAAGTCGTTCCATTCCGTTTTAAGTCAGTATCAGCATTCAGAAGCATTCTCCATGCTAGCAACTCTTTCGTGCTAGcgacaaatttatttcaaaaattctattaaacAATAGATAATTTAATTATTGTAAAACCTATGTTATAgtttaaataatagtttttgtgaatttttcaaTAATCATTTAAAACAATGGGtcttaaatacaattttcacaGAAATCATGtagtatattgaaaaatatagacCTTAAACATGCACTAAAAAATATATGcaatataaatcaaaaaatatgacaaaaaaaatcatttgtttgtgaaaatttttatttttacatacttttttttaattaaatttctaaaacaatTAATACACCCCAACCTTGTcatacacacaaaattaatgttaataCTATCACAAAATACAACCCTGTTAATGGCTGTCagacaaaataaaaagaaattggaGAGACGccttgtaaattttgtgaaaatttataaaatttgtgaaaaactttaataaaaataacaaaatatctgttaaaaacaatttagaattgTTACTTTAACAAAGTAACATGAGTTTCcaacaaatgtaacaaaaataaataaagaaaatcttaatattttataatagtgtgtatacaaagaaaaaaaatgatgGCTAGACGTGGTGGGAAACGCATAAGGATGGATGATCCACCACCCGATTATGAAGAGCAAGGGTAAGGCTGTACTTTTGCTTTTAGAgtagatacatttttattaataattatgtTACTGTAGGGAAAATCTCAATGATTCCATATCGGATGGTGATAGTCCCACTAAGCGCATGACGCGCTTAAGAGCTCGAGGTGGTGTTCGCGATAAACCACCTATTATTGATGAGGAcgaggatgatttttttgcccCGGTCGTGCGTAAACGTAAACCTCAGGCACCACGCAAACCTCCCGGTGAGGGTACGGGTCGCCGTGAGAAAATCGATCGGCCACGCAAAGAACATATCGATAAAGAACAAGAACGCATTGATATGGAACGTGATGTGACCACAGATGAGAATAGTTTATACTTTATAGTAAGGCATTCAAAATCACCCATTGCCAGCATAGTGGACGATTGGATAGaacagtataaaataaatcGGGATACAGCGCTAATCGCTctattgcaattttttataaatgctAGTGGTTGTAAGGGTAAAATTCCAGAAGATACCGAACATCCCATGGATCATACAGCGGTTATTAGAAAAATGACAGAAGAGTTTGATGAGGTATAgttaatgatttaataacgttttttaaagattattgGCTTATCTGTACTGTGTTTTTAGGAAAGTGGTGAATATCCTTTGATTATACCCGGTCAACaatggaaaaaattcaaaatgaatttttgtgattttgtacAAACTTTGGTGAAACAGTGTCAATACTCTATAATATACGATCAGTTTTTAATGGATAATGTTATATCACTGTTGACGGGTTTGTCCGATTCCCAAGTACGAGCTTTCAGACACACCGCCACTTTGGCAGGTAGTTataagaatattttataaaaaaaaaaacaaatcaaattattaatttgtttacctaTTTTTATTAAGCCATGAAACTTATGACAGCATTGGTGGATGTGGCTCTATTGgtgtcaaataattttgaaaatgctgccaAACAATATGAAGCAGAGCGTCTTAAGGTATTTTagttaaataacttttttttgttttatttattaattattgtttattaaagTCCCGCGATCGCCGAGCTTCTGATCGTTTGGAATCCTTAATGGCTAAACGAGCTGAGCTAGAAGAGAACATGGATGAAATTAAGAATATGTTGACCTATATGTTTAAATCAGTATTTGTGCATCGCTATAGGTAATTATAGCAAGttttttacatgatttttaggttttttttaaatgaaattattttgtatCTATTTTAGAGATACTTTGCCCGATATCAGAGCTATTTGTATGGCCGAAATAGGTGTTTGGATGGAAAATTATCCTCAAAACTTTTTAGATGATTCATATCTCAAATATATAGGTTGGACTTTGCACGACAAAGTTGGAGAGGTGCGTTTGCGTTGTCTGCAAGCCTTATTGCCTTTATACGACAAGGAGGAACTTAAAGGCAAATTGGAATTGTTCACATCGAAATTTAAAGATCGTATTGTGGCCATGACTTTGGATAAGGAATTTGAAGTGGCGGTTCATGCGGTTAAATTGGTTATAAGTATATTAAAGTAAGTATTAAAACTTTTACGATATATGTTTGTCATaccttttgtaatttccacatttttcatttgcgacccatcaagtatatatattctgcatcGTCTGTTGAAATTCTGACTCTCCCAAATAACTTTCAAACTTgactgatacatcaatatatcaaatatagtCCTTGgttcggttactatttaaaatcgtttaaCAAGTGTCTTAGGTATTGACAAAAAACCACTATcatctcgatttttttttacacatttttcacaaacattttgttcccaccaaaaatttgtttcactaaaaaaaaaagtttttcacctaaaaatgttgttttcatcaaaaaaaaatgtttgacaaaAATTATGCTCAACTTTTCGTCAAATATTATCAAGTACCATTTGACTGTTAAAATTTCACCAAGAAATATGTTTATACCTTTTTCCTATTTTAATAGAATTCATCCGGACATATTGGCCGATAAAGACTgtgaaattgtttatgaattagTTTATTCTTCGCATCGTGGCGTTGCCCAGGCCGCTGCTGATTTCCTTAATGTACGCCTATTTCATTTAACAGCAGATATGGAAGAGACTAAAACGAAAAGAGGCAAAATACGTCTACCCAATACTCCGTTAATACGTGATTTAGTGCAATTTATGATTGAATCAGAATTACATGAGCACGGTGCCTATTTAGTGGACTCCTTTATGGACAACAATACCATGGTAAAAGATTGGGAATGTATGACTGATTTGTTGCTTGAGGAGCCGGGGCCCAATGAAGAAGTTTTAGACAACAAACAAGAATCAACA
This genomic window contains:
- the LOC135953382 gene encoding zinc finger matrin-type protein 2 yields the protein MSMRPDDHRRKWDKSEYQKKAQERLLNQAKGNDKNDEEPVQRESLKRRDYKVDLDSKLGKSVVINKNTPSSQSGGYYCNVCDCVVKDSINFLDHINGKKHQRNLGMSMKVERSTVDQVKERFQANKKKMEEKQKDYELERRLREAKEEEERYKEHRKEKRKDRKRKAEEDLDGMALTDDMADMAAIMGFSGFGASKKKA